One Kineococcus radiotolerans SRS30216 = ATCC BAA-149 DNA window includes the following coding sequences:
- the pafA gene encoding Pup--protein ligase, translating into MDRRIFGLETEFGVTCAFEGQRKLSPDEVARYLFRKVVSWGRSSNVFLKNGARLYLDVGSHPEYATPECDDVRQLVVHDRAGERTLEGLLTDAERRLEEEGIAGEVFLFKNNTDSAGNSYGCHENYLVSRHGEFGKLSDVLIPFLVSRQLIVGAGKVVQTPRGAVYSLSQRADHIWEGVSSATTRSRPIINTRDEPHADAERYRRLHVIVGDSNMSETTTMLKLGATDLVLRMVEEGVVLREMTMENPIRAIREISHDMTGRKPVRLANGREASALEIQEEYLEKAKEFVESRGLQTPTIKRVLDLWERALRAVATQDFSLVDREVDWVIKKKLLDRYMAKHDLPLTSPRIARLDLAYHDIHRKRGLHYMLAERGMAERVCSDIEVFEALSVPPQTTRAKLRGDFVRAAQEKRRDFTVDWVHLKLNDQAQRTVLCKDPFKAVDDRVERLIDSM; encoded by the coding sequence ATGGATCGCCGGATCTTCGGACTGGAGACCGAGTTCGGTGTCACCTGCGCGTTCGAGGGGCAGCGCAAGCTGTCGCCCGACGAGGTGGCCCGGTACTTGTTCCGCAAGGTCGTGTCGTGGGGCCGTTCGAGCAACGTGTTCCTCAAGAACGGTGCGCGCCTCTACCTCGACGTGGGTTCGCACCCCGAGTACGCCACCCCCGAGTGCGACGACGTGCGTCAGCTCGTCGTGCACGACCGGGCGGGGGAGCGGACCCTGGAGGGCCTGCTCACCGACGCCGAGCGCCGGCTGGAGGAGGAGGGGATCGCCGGGGAGGTGTTCCTCTTCAAGAACAACACCGACTCCGCGGGCAACTCCTACGGCTGCCACGAGAACTACCTGGTGTCGCGGCACGGGGAGTTCGGCAAGCTCTCCGACGTCCTCATCCCGTTCCTGGTCTCGCGACAGCTCATCGTGGGGGCCGGGAAGGTCGTGCAGACCCCGCGCGGGGCGGTGTACTCGCTCTCGCAGCGGGCCGACCACATCTGGGAGGGCGTCTCCAGCGCGACGACGCGCAGCCGGCCCATCATCAACACCCGCGACGAGCCGCACGCCGACGCCGAGCGCTACCGGCGCCTGCACGTCATCGTCGGCGACTCCAACATGTCCGAGACGACGACGATGCTCAAGCTCGGCGCGACCGACCTCGTCCTGCGGATGGTCGAGGAGGGGGTGGTCCTGCGCGAGATGACGATGGAGAACCCGATCCGCGCGATCCGGGAGATCAGCCACGACATGACCGGGCGCAAGCCCGTCCGCCTCGCCAACGGCCGCGAGGCCAGCGCGCTGGAGATCCAGGAGGAGTACCTGGAGAAGGCCAAGGAGTTCGTCGAGTCGCGGGGCTTGCAGACACCCACGATCAAGCGGGTCCTGGACCTGTGGGAACGGGCGCTGCGGGCGGTGGCCACCCAGGACTTCTCCCTGGTGGACCGCGAGGTGGACTGGGTGATCAAGAAGAAGCTGCTGGACCGGTACATGGCCAAGCACGACCTGCCGCTGACCTCCCCGCGCATCGCCCGCCTCGACCTCGCCTACCACGACATCCACCGCAAGCGCGGGCTGCACTACATGCTGGCCGAGCGCGGGATGGCCGAGCGGGTCTGCTCCGACATCGAGGTGTTCGAGGCGCTCAGCGTCCCCCCGCAGACGACCCGCGCGAAGCTGCGCGGGGACTTCGTGCGCGCGGCGCAGGAGAAGCGCCGCGACTTCACCGTGGACTGGGTGCACCTCAAGCTCAACGACCAGGCCCAGCGGACGGTGCTGTGCAAGGACCCCTTCAAGGCCGTCGACGACCGGGTGGAACGGCTCATCGACAGCATGTGA
- the prcA gene encoding proteasome subunit alpha, producing the protein MSTPFYVSPEQLMKDKADYARKGIARGRAVVVLAHADGIAFVSENASRALHKISEIYDRVAFAAVGKYNEFENLRVAGVRYADVRGYSYDRSDVTARGLANAYAQTLGAIFTTESKPYEVELVVAEVGRRPETDQIYRLTYDGSVADEHGFVAMGGSADQISAKLRERWHAGLTLAEALRLAVEALGSDAAAEAAGTGPREIAPDHLEVAVLDRTRERRTFRRLSGPVLAGLLAGTG; encoded by the coding sequence GTGAGCACCCCGTTCTACGTCTCGCCCGAGCAGCTCATGAAGGACAAGGCCGACTACGCGCGCAAGGGCATCGCCCGCGGGCGCGCCGTGGTCGTCCTCGCCCACGCCGACGGGATCGCCTTCGTCTCCGAGAACGCCTCCCGCGCGCTGCACAAGATCTCCGAGATCTACGACCGCGTCGCCTTCGCCGCGGTCGGCAAGTACAACGAGTTCGAGAACCTGCGGGTGGCCGGGGTGCGCTACGCCGACGTGCGCGGCTACTCCTACGACCGCTCCGACGTCACCGCCCGCGGGCTGGCCAACGCCTACGCCCAGACCCTCGGGGCGATCTTCACCACCGAGTCCAAGCCCTACGAGGTCGAGCTCGTCGTCGCCGAGGTCGGCCGCCGTCCCGAGACCGACCAGATCTACCGCCTCACCTACGACGGGTCCGTCGCCGACGAGCACGGCTTCGTCGCCATGGGGGGCTCCGCGGACCAGATCTCGGCCAAGCTGCGCGAGCGCTGGCACGCCGGGCTGACCCTGGCGGAGGCCCTGCGCCTGGCCGTGGAGGCGCTCGGCTCCGACGCCGCCGCCGAGGCCGCGGGCACCGGGCCCCGAGAGATCGCCCCCGACCACCTCGAGGTCGCGGTCCTGGACCGCACCCGCGAGCGCCGCACGTTCCGCCGCCTCAGCGGCCCGGTGCTGGCCGGGTTGCTGGCCGGGACCGGCTGA
- the prcB gene encoding proteasome subunit beta codes for MSHSSDQSGRLPAAFLRPGSSSFTDFVREYSPEILPATRTLPAAAALPGGGPGAGEPPHATTIVALVFADGVVMAGDRRATAGPMIAQRDIQKVFQTDEHSCAGIAGTAGLAVEMIRLFQVELEHFEKLEGTLMSFEGKANRLSTMIRANLGMAMQGLAVVPLFAGYDLDAGRGRIVGYDITGGRSEEHDHHTVGSGSLFARGSLKKLYRPGMSEAETVRVALEALWDAADDDSATGGPDLLRKIWPVVGVTTAEGYRRVPDAELEPVVEAVVAGRRGNPGGNPGISAVHGDGGN; via the coding sequence GTGAGCCACTCCAGCGATCAGTCAGGCCGGTTGCCCGCCGCGTTCCTGCGGCCCGGTTCCTCGTCCTTCACCGACTTCGTGCGCGAGTACTCCCCCGAGATCCTCCCCGCGACGCGCACCCTGCCCGCCGCGGCGGCGCTGCCCGGGGGCGGTCCCGGAGCCGGTGAGCCCCCGCACGCCACGACCATCGTCGCGCTCGTCTTCGCCGACGGGGTCGTCATGGCCGGTGACCGCCGCGCCACCGCCGGGCCGATGATCGCCCAGCGCGACATCCAGAAGGTCTTCCAGACCGACGAGCACTCCTGCGCCGGGATCGCCGGCACCGCGGGGCTGGCGGTGGAGATGATCCGCCTGTTCCAGGTCGAGCTGGAGCACTTCGAGAAGCTCGAGGGGACGCTGATGTCCTTCGAGGGCAAGGCCAACCGGCTCTCCACGATGATCCGCGCGAACCTCGGCATGGCCATGCAGGGCCTGGCCGTGGTCCCGCTGTTCGCCGGCTACGACCTCGACGCCGGTCGCGGGCGCATCGTGGGCTACGACATCACCGGCGGCCGCTCGGAGGAGCACGACCACCACACCGTGGGGTCGGGCTCGCTCTTCGCGCGCGGGTCGCTGAAGAAGCTGTACCGGCCCGGGATGAGCGAGGCGGAGACGGTCCGGGTCGCCCTCGAGGCGCTGTGGGACGCCGCCGACGACGACTCCGCCACCGGCGGCCCGGACCTGCTGCGCAAGATCTGGCCCGTCGTGGGCGTCACCACCGCCGAGGGCTACCGCCGGGTGCCCGACGCCGAGCTCGAACCCGTCGTGGAGGCCGTCGTCGCCGGGCGGCGCGGCAACCCCGGCGGCAACCCCGGCATCAGCGCTGTCCACGGCGACGGAGGGAACTGA
- a CDS encoding ubiquitin-like protein Pup — MSGHEQQRPSRREEDVEETPVVPAQAGAQAKESDADVDALLDEIDEVLESNSEEFVRGFVQKGGQ, encoded by the coding sequence ATGTCTGGACACGAGCAGCAGCGCCCGAGCCGCCGCGAGGAGGACGTGGAGGAGACTCCCGTCGTCCCCGCCCAGGCCGGGGCCCAGGCCAAGGAGAGCGACGCCGACGTCGACGCCCTGCTCGACGAGATCGACGAGGTCCTGGAGTCCAACTCCGAGGAGTTCGTCCGCGGCTTCGTCCAGAAGGGCGGGCAGTAG
- the dop gene encoding depupylase/deamidase Dop, translating into MTVRRVTGIETEYGISVPGDPGANPMLLSAQVVNAYAAPATGSMRSSLAGAGGGSRARWDYEDEAPLRDARGFELDRARAHPSQLTDAPGRAAGTRRAAPNASDVVSAETEDPTMANVILTNGARFYVDHAHPEYSSPEVLTPRDAVLWDRAGELILLEALRRVAATPGLTPVTIYKNNTDGKGASYGTHENYLMNRSTAFGDVVRHLTPFFVSRQVFTGAGRVGIGQDSAVPGFQISQRADFFEVEVGLETTMKRPIINTRDEPHATAEKYRRLHVIVGDATMCEVATLLKVGTTSLVLSMLEAGALAGGPAGDLLLAEPVRALHEVSHDPGLTHLVRLRDGRRMTAVQLQRAYLEAAQAFVADRYGDDVDADTAEVLLRWEQVLAKLETDVFSAAREVDWVAKLRLLEGYRSRDGLDWDHARLAAVDLQWSDVRPEKGLYLKLAERGQVERLLDPEAVRRAVSHPPTDTRAYFRGECLARYGPRVAAASWDSVIFDVAGRGALQRVPTLEPLRGTREHVGALLDRCETAEELVAALTGS; encoded by the coding sequence ATGACGGTGCGGCGCGTGACAGGGATCGAGACCGAGTACGGCATCTCGGTGCCGGGGGACCCGGGCGCCAACCCGATGCTGCTCTCGGCCCAGGTCGTCAACGCCTACGCCGCCCCGGCGACGGGGTCGATGCGCTCCTCCCTGGCCGGGGCGGGCGGGGGCTCGCGCGCCCGCTGGGACTACGAGGACGAGGCCCCGCTGCGCGACGCGCGCGGCTTCGAGCTGGACCGGGCCCGGGCCCACCCCTCCCAGCTGACCGACGCCCCCGGCCGGGCGGCGGGGACGCGGCGCGCGGCGCCCAACGCCTCCGACGTGGTGAGCGCCGAGACCGAGGACCCGACGATGGCCAACGTCATCCTCACCAACGGGGCGCGCTTCTACGTCGACCACGCCCACCCGGAGTACTCCTCCCCGGAGGTCCTCACCCCCCGCGACGCGGTGCTGTGGGACCGGGCGGGGGAGCTGATCCTGCTCGAGGCGCTGCGCCGGGTCGCCGCGACCCCGGGGCTGACGCCGGTGACCATCTACAAGAACAACACCGACGGCAAGGGCGCCTCCTACGGCACCCACGAGAACTACCTCATGAACCGCTCCACGGCCTTCGGCGACGTCGTGCGCCACCTCACGCCGTTCTTCGTCTCCCGCCAGGTCTTCACCGGCGCCGGGCGCGTCGGCATCGGCCAGGACTCCGCCGTGCCCGGGTTCCAGATCAGCCAGCGGGCGGACTTCTTCGAGGTCGAGGTGGGGCTGGAGACCACCATGAAGCGGCCCATCATCAACACCCGCGACGAGCCGCACGCCACGGCCGAGAAGTACCGCCGGCTGCACGTCATCGTCGGCGACGCCACGATGTGCGAGGTCGCGACGCTGCTGAAGGTCGGCACGACCTCGCTGGTGCTCTCGATGCTGGAGGCGGGGGCGCTGGCGGGCGGGCCGGCGGGGGACCTGCTGCTCGCGGAGCCGGTGCGGGCCCTGCACGAGGTGTCCCACGACCCGGGCCTGACCCACCTGGTGCGGCTGCGCGACGGGCGCCGCATGACGGCGGTGCAGCTGCAGCGGGCCTACCTGGAGGCGGCGCAGGCCTTCGTCGCCGACCGCTACGGCGACGACGTCGACGCCGACACCGCCGAGGTCCTGCTGCGCTGGGAGCAGGTCCTGGCGAAGCTGGAGACCGACGTGTTCTCCGCCGCGCGCGAGGTCGACTGGGTCGCGAAGCTGCGGCTGCTGGAGGGCTACCGCTCCCGCGACGGGCTGGACTGGGACCACGCCCGCCTGGCCGCGGTGGACCTGCAGTGGTCCGACGTGCGCCCGGAGAAGGGGCTGTACCTCAAGCTGGCCGAACGGGGCCAGGTCGAGCGCCTGCTGGACCCCGAGGCCGTGCGGCGCGCCGTGTCGCACCCGCCCACCGACACCCGCGCCTACTTCCGCGGGGAGTGCCTGGCCCGCTACGGCCCGCGGGTCGCCGCCGCCAGCTGGGACTCGGTGATCTTCGACGTCGCCGGGCGCGGGGCCCTGCAGCGGGTCCCCACCCTGGAGCCGCTGCGGGGGACCCGCGAGCACGTCGGGGCCCTGCTGGACCGCTGCGAGACCGCCGAGGAGCTCGTCGCCGCGCTCACCGGCTCCTGA
- a CDS encoding ABC transporter permease → MKGFEAFRVALDALRGNRVRSLLTMLGIIIGIAAVIVVVSIGSGARNQIESQVEGLGSNLILVVPGQFNTNDFSSNGPATSTMQIGDGRVLADVVGDEDAVTARISSGAQVRAGSVERFVTVQGADQNLPRVLNRPVAEGQYFTSVDVDARRRVAVLGSQAATNLFPGTDPVGRQVTVSGTRFQVIGVLEEQGESFGVSQDNEIHVPITTAQRLLGIDRVDAFAVRAPSADVVPQLSERLWRAMKAEYPDQTFSAVTQTQILGVIGQILGLLTAVLAAIAGISLLVGGVGVSNIMLVSVRERTREIGLRKALGARQRDVLVQFLVEAVLLTTVGGLIGIVIGVAGSLAVDRLSPLPASIEWWSPVVAFVVSAGVGIFFGVFPARRAGRLDPVVALRTE, encoded by the coding sequence GTGAAGGGCTTCGAAGCGTTCCGCGTCGCCCTCGACGCGCTGCGCGGCAACCGGGTGCGCAGCCTGCTGACGATGCTGGGCATCATCATCGGCATCGCCGCCGTCATCGTCGTCGTCTCCATCGGCTCCGGGGCCCGCAACCAGATCGAGTCGCAGGTCGAGGGGCTGGGCTCCAACCTCATCCTCGTCGTCCCGGGACAGTTCAACACCAACGACTTCTCCTCCAACGGCCCCGCCACCTCGACGATGCAGATCGGCGACGGCCGGGTGCTGGCCGACGTCGTCGGCGACGAGGACGCCGTCACGGCCCGGATCTCCTCCGGGGCGCAGGTGCGGGCGGGCTCGGTGGAGCGGTTCGTCACCGTCCAGGGCGCGGACCAGAACCTGCCGCGGGTCCTGAACCGCCCCGTCGCGGAGGGGCAGTACTTCACCTCCGTCGACGTCGACGCCCGCCGGCGGGTGGCGGTCCTGGGCTCGCAGGCCGCGACGAACCTCTTCCCCGGGACGGACCCGGTGGGCCGCCAGGTGACCGTCTCCGGCACCCGGTTCCAGGTCATCGGGGTGCTGGAGGAGCAGGGCGAGAGCTTCGGGGTCTCGCAGGACAACGAGATCCACGTCCCGATCACGACGGCGCAGCGCCTCCTCGGCATCGACCGCGTCGACGCGTTCGCGGTGAGGGCGCCCTCGGCCGACGTCGTGCCGCAGCTGTCGGAGCGGCTGTGGCGGGCGATGAAGGCGGAGTACCCCGACCAGACCTTCAGCGCCGTGACCCAGACGCAGATCCTCGGGGTCATCGGCCAGATCCTCGGCCTGCTCACCGCGGTGCTGGCCGCCATCGCGGGGATCTCGCTGCTCGTGGGCGGGGTGGGGGTGTCGAACATCATGCTCGTCTCGGTGCGCGAGCGGACCCGCGAGATCGGGTTGCGCAAGGCGCTGGGGGCGCGCCAGCGCGACGTCCTGGTCCAGTTCCTCGTCGAGGCCGTCCTGCTCACCACCGTCGGCGGCCTCATCGGCATCGTCATCGGGGTGGCGGGGTCGTTGGCGGTGGACCGGCTCTCCCCGCTGCCGGCGAGCATCGAGTGGTGGAGCCCGGTGGTCGCCTTCGTCGTCTCCGCCGGCGTCGGGATCTTCTTCGGGGTGTTCCCCGCCCGGCGGGCCGGGCGCCTGGACCCGGTGGTGGCGCTGCGCACGGAGTGA
- a CDS encoding ABC transporter ATP-binding protein, with the protein MTPAPEARPAARAAAIEAVEVTRSYRFGDTTVDALRGVSFTVAEGEYTAIVGPSGSGKSTLMHLLGCLDRPTSGVLRVGGRDVATLSDAELAQLRNQEIGFVFQAFQLLPRSSAMDNVALPLLYRGVKAPERRELAAAALRSVNLGHRLTHRPTQMSGGEQQRVAIARALVGSPRILLADEPTGNLDTKNGAEVMRILEELNSERGVAVVLVTHDDEVAARARRQVRVRDGLIERDTAAGGGA; encoded by the coding sequence CTGACCCCCGCTCCCGAGGCGCGCCCGGCGGCGCGCGCGGCCGCCATCGAGGCGGTCGAGGTGACCCGGTCCTACCGGTTCGGCGACACCACCGTGGACGCGCTGCGCGGGGTCAGCTTCACCGTGGCCGAGGGGGAGTACACCGCGATCGTGGGCCCCAGCGGTTCGGGGAAGTCGACGCTGATGCACCTGCTGGGCTGCCTGGACCGGCCCACCTCGGGGGTCCTGCGGGTCGGCGGCCGCGACGTCGCCACCCTCTCCGACGCGGAGCTGGCCCAGCTGCGCAACCAGGAGATCGGGTTCGTCTTCCAGGCCTTCCAGCTGCTCCCGCGCTCCAGCGCGATGGACAACGTGGCCCTGCCGCTGCTGTACCGCGGGGTGAAGGCGCCCGAGCGCCGGGAGCTGGCGGCGGCGGCGCTGCGGTCGGTGAACCTGGGGCACCGCCTCACCCACCGGCCCACCCAGATGTCCGGCGGTGAGCAGCAGCGGGTGGCGATCGCGCGGGCCCTGGTGGGGAGCCCGCGGATCCTGCTGGCCGACGAGCCGACGGGCAACCTGGACACGAAGAACGGCGCGGAGGTCATGCGCATCCTCGAGGAGCTGAACTCCGAGCGCGGGGTGGCGGTGGTCCTGGTCACCCACGACGACGAGGTGGCCGCCCGCGCCCGGCGGCAGGTGCGGGTCCGCGACGGCCTCATCGAGCGCGACACCGCGGCGGGAGGCGGGGCGTGA
- a CDS encoding efflux RND transporter periplasmic adaptor subunit: MGVTVLVVAAGCGSDDEPVTSTAAVARGDVAEVVDAPGTVQPRASAVVKAPAAGTVATLLVADGQQVAAGDVLMTIDSPSAEANLEQAEAADAEAASSASSGSSARSSSQVAAQQRRAAADAQARFAEAEQQAQAIADPAARAAALAAVQSSRTQYQLLSSQTQALVDQVNSGLGNLDSAVESLGQAQRVQTRAAVAAARATVDALTVKAPISGKVSLAATGGAGSPALPAGAEQLLAGSGVQVPQGALGGGDAGAAGAPVLAQGAAVAAGSTVLSVIDASTLSLTADVDETDVLSVQPGVAADVTVDAVAGARYRATVTSVDPTARGGGGGAVTYTVRLSYDGGTGPDGEPAATPLPGMSASVSLVVRSVTDVVEVPASALVRAGAQNGSPDSDTVWVVSGGEAQRREVVVGVRGDSDVEITDGLAAGEEIVTQGAADVTPGQRIP; encoded by the coding sequence GTGGGGGTCACCGTCCTGGTGGTCGCGGCGGGGTGCGGTTCCGACGACGAGCCGGTGACGAGCACGGCGGCCGTGGCGCGCGGCGACGTCGCCGAGGTCGTCGACGCCCCGGGGACGGTGCAGCCGCGGGCCTCCGCGGTCGTGAAGGCCCCCGCGGCGGGGACGGTGGCGACGCTGCTGGTGGCCGACGGGCAGCAGGTCGCGGCGGGCGACGTGCTCATGACGATCGACTCCCCCTCGGCGGAGGCGAACCTGGAGCAGGCCGAGGCCGCCGACGCGGAGGCGGCCTCCTCGGCCTCCTCGGGGTCCTCGGCGAGGAGCTCCTCGCAGGTGGCGGCCCAGCAGCGGCGGGCGGCGGCGGACGCGCAGGCGCGCTTCGCCGAGGCCGAGCAGCAGGCCCAGGCCATCGCCGACCCGGCGGCGCGCGCCGCGGCCCTGGCCGCGGTGCAGTCCTCGCGCACGCAGTACCAGCTGCTGTCCTCCCAGACGCAGGCGCTGGTGGACCAGGTGAACTCCGGGCTGGGCAACCTGGACTCCGCGGTGGAGTCGCTGGGGCAGGCCCAGCGGGTGCAGACGCGGGCCGCGGTGGCCGCGGCGCGGGCCACGGTGGACGCCCTGACGGTGAAGGCCCCGATCTCGGGGAAGGTGTCGCTGGCCGCCACCGGCGGGGCGGGCTCGCCCGCCCTGCCCGCGGGCGCGGAGCAGCTGCTGGCCGGTTCCGGGGTGCAGGTCCCCCAGGGCGCGCTGGGCGGCGGGGACGCCGGGGCGGCGGGAGCCCCGGTGCTGGCGCAGGGGGCGGCGGTGGCCGCGGGCTCGACGGTGCTCAGCGTGATCGACGCCTCCACGCTCAGCCTGACCGCCGACGTCGACGAGACCGACGTGCTCTCGGTGCAGCCGGGGGTCGCGGCGGACGTGACGGTCGACGCGGTGGCGGGGGCGCGCTACCGCGCCACGGTGACCAGCGTGGACCCCACCGCCCGGGGCGGTGGCGGGGGCGCGGTGACGTACACGGTGCGGCTGAGCTACGACGGCGGGACCGGCCCGGACGGGGAGCCGGCGGCGACCCCGCTGCCGGGGATGTCCGCGTCGGTCTCGCTGGTGGTGCGCAGCGTCACCGACGTCGTGGAGGTCCCGGCGTCGGCGCTGGTGCGGGCGGGGGCGCAGAACGGCTCCCCGGACTCGGACACGGTGTGGGTCGTCTCCGGGGGCGAGGCCCAGCGCCGCGAGGTCGTCGTGGGCGTGCGCGGGGACTCCGACGTGGAGATCACCGACGGGCTCGCGGCGGGCGAGGAGATCGTCACCCAGGGCGCGGCCGACGTCACCCCGGGGCAGCGGATCCCGTGA
- a CDS encoding NUDIX hydrolase, with amino-acid sequence MSSPGEELVDLYDPADDAGRVTGRAPRREVRARNLPHAATGVLLRDGTPGGRGRVLVHRRTTTKDLNPGAHDCLAGGVVDAGEDPLDAAHRELREELGIDAELRPVLTRWYRDDTAHYLAHVYEARWDGRPLTLQPSEVARAWWEDTATLRRRLEDPGWPFVPDTRALLAAWPGWWEDPHPDATAGRTPSA; translated from the coding sequence GTGAGCAGCCCCGGTGAGGAACTCGTGGACCTCTACGACCCGGCCGACGACGCCGGGCGCGTCACCGGCCGCGCCCCGCGCCGGGAGGTCCGCGCCCGCAACCTGCCCCACGCCGCCACCGGGGTGCTGCTGCGGGACGGGACGCCGGGCGGGCGCGGGCGCGTCCTCGTCCACCGCCGCACCACCACCAAGGACCTCAACCCCGGCGCCCACGACTGCCTCGCCGGCGGGGTCGTCGACGCCGGGGAGGACCCCCTCGACGCCGCCCACCGGGAGCTGCGCGAGGAGCTCGGGATCGACGCGGAGCTGCGCCCCGTCCTGACCCGCTGGTACCGCGACGACACCGCCCACTACCTGGCCCACGTCTACGAGGCCCGCTGGGACGGCCGTCCCCTCACCCTGCAGCCCAGCGAGGTCGCGCGGGCGTGGTGGGAGGACACCGCCACCCTGCGCCGGCGCCTGGAGGACCCCGGGTGGCCCTTCGTCCCCGACACCCGGGCGCTGCTGGCGGCCTGGCCCGGCTGGTGGGAGGACCCGCACCCCGACGCCACCGCGGGCCGCACCCCCTCCGCGTGA
- a CDS encoding kynureninase: MTSTLRARAGELDAADPLAGFREEFLLDAAPGVSAYLDGNSLGRPLKRTLESVQTFLREEWGGRLIQGWTEGTDVTAGTDVTAGIAGTGGWMDWPTDLGDRIGRAALGAAPGQTVVADSTTVLFYKLVRAALAAARAQGRDEVVCDTDNFPTDRFVLEGIAAETGSTLRWVETDPAAGITPEQVAAALGPRTALATFSHVAYRSGHLADAAAITALAHEAGALVLWDLSHSVGSVDLALDAWGVDLAVGCTYKYLNGGPGAPAFAYLATRHQGDHPGALRQPVQGWMGHADPFAMGSGYQPDPSVRQLISGTPPVVAMVPVRAGVEQLERAGIGAVRAKSVQLTAFALELADELLAPHGVTVATPRDPARRGGHVTLRREDFREVNAALWSRGVVPDFRAPDGIRIGLAPLSTSFTEILDGILALQEIVEVAR; the protein is encoded by the coding sequence GTGACGTCAACCCTGCGGGCCCGGGCGGGCGAGCTCGACGCGGCCGATCCGCTGGCGGGCTTCCGCGAGGAGTTCCTCCTCGACGCCGCCCCGGGGGTGAGCGCCTACCTGGACGGCAACTCCCTGGGCCGGCCGCTGAAGCGGACCCTGGAGTCCGTGCAGACCTTCCTGCGCGAGGAGTGGGGCGGGCGCCTCATCCAGGGCTGGACCGAGGGCACCGACGTCACCGCGGGGACCGACGTCACCGCGGGCATCGCCGGCACCGGGGGCTGGATGGACTGGCCGACCGACCTGGGCGACCGCATCGGGCGCGCCGCCCTCGGCGCCGCCCCCGGGCAGACCGTCGTCGCCGACTCCACCACCGTCCTCTTCTACAAGCTGGTCCGCGCCGCCCTCGCCGCCGCCCGCGCGCAGGGCCGCGACGAGGTCGTCTGCGACACCGACAACTTCCCCACCGACCGCTTCGTCCTGGAGGGGATCGCCGCCGAGACCGGGAGCACCCTGCGCTGGGTCGAGACCGACCCCGCCGCCGGGATCACCCCCGAGCAGGTCGCCGCCGCGCTCGGCCCGCGCACCGCGCTGGCGACCTTCAGCCACGTCGCCTACCGCTCCGGGCACCTCGCCGACGCCGCCGCGATCACCGCCCTCGCCCACGAGGCCGGGGCGCTGGTCCTGTGGGACCTCTCGCACTCGGTGGGCTCGGTGGACCTCGCCCTGGACGCCTGGGGCGTCGACCTCGCCGTCGGCTGCACCTACAAGTACCTCAACGGCGGTCCCGGGGCACCGGCCTTCGCCTACCTCGCCACCCGCCACCAGGGCGACCACCCGGGGGCGCTGCGCCAGCCCGTGCAGGGCTGGATGGGCCACGCCGACCCCTTCGCCATGGGCTCCGGCTACCAGCCCGACCCGAGCGTGCGCCAGCTCATCTCCGGCACCCCGCCCGTCGTCGCCATGGTCCCCGTGCGGGCCGGGGTGGAGCAGCTGGAGCGGGCCGGGATCGGCGCGGTGCGCGCGAAGTCGGTGCAGCTGACCGCCTTCGCCCTGGAGCTGGCCGACGAGCTGCTCGCCCCGCACGGCGTCACCGTGGCCACCCCCCGCGACCCGGCCCGCCGCGGCGGGCACGTCACGCTGCGCCGCGAGGACTTCCGCGAGGTGAACGCGGCGCTGTGGAGCCGGGGCGTGGTCCCCGACTTCCGCGCCCCCGACGGCATCCGGATCGGGCTGGCCCCGCTCTCGACCAGCTTCACCGAGATCCTGGACGGGATCCTCGCCCTGCAGGAGATCGTGGAGGTCGCCCGGTGA